acaaggcgatagcaaaagccagaatgctgggctgcatagggagaggcatatcgagtaagaaaagggaagtgattatccccttgtacaggtccttggtgagacctcacctggagtactgtgttcagttctggagaccgtatcttcaaagagacagagacaagattgaagcgatacagagaagggcgaccagaaaggtggagggtcttcatcggatgtcatacgaggagagattgaagaatctaaatatgtactccctggaggaaaggaggagcaggggtgatatgattcagactttcagatacttgaaaaactttaacgatccaaagacaacgacaaaccttttccgtcagaaaaaaatcagcataaccagaggtcacgagctgaggctccaaggaggaagactaagaaccaatgtcaggaagtatttcttcatggagagagtggtagatgcctggaatgcccttccggaggaagtggtaaagtccaaaactgtgaagcacttcaaaggggcgtgggataaacactgtggatccatcaagtctagaggacgcgtataaagagcaggcagcaaaacactgcacggagcggcagtagccacagagacattcacggagcgggatgccagtggccagtggttggtgttccaccttcacggagcggaaggatggagggctgccatctcccaattaaaaaaagaaaaaaacaaacaaaaaacaaaacaaaacatggatGGGtttatgggctataggtattaccaattattaggcttattcaattaccagttattaggcttttcaatatttgatgatagttaatgtgacttttaaggcatacttcactttcaatgcatatccagcatagctccctgcttcaacggcaggggagaagaaaaactaatacttcacgcatatccagcattgctctctgcttcaacggcagagagctatgctgccacttacccaactaatcaaacttaatatttcacttggaagcagctccatcactgctctctacattaatagtcgGGGTGAAAgagaaatagaacctaaggttactaagagccaagagaaacagataagtatgagaaaaaagaagtgtgaagcttgctgggcagactggatggaccgattggtcttcttctgccatcatttctatgtttctatgtttctatttagtctttcctcataggggagctgttccattccctttatcattttggtagcccttctctgtaccttctccatcgcaattatatcttttttgagatgcggcgaccagaattgtacacagtattcaaggtgcggtctcaccatggagcgatacagaggcattatgacattttgcattttattcaccattccctttctaataattcccaacattctgtttgcttttttgactgccgcagcacattgaaccaacgatttcaatgtgttatccaatgtgttatccactataaagaaaagaaggaagaaagataATAATTGAATCATGAATAAATGTGAGATTCTCAAAAATCCCACTGATAAATTATCCGTACTCTACGCCAGATATACTAGAtaaattttaatatgtactagaaaatttaACTTGATAGATATTTAATGCCACCTAGGAATACCACCCCTGTAAGCAATCTTTGATCTCTGTTTGTTGAggtataactatgaatgtcactttgcaaaccattgtgatctttacttGGAATGACTGTagtgtatataagaacataagaacataagaaattgccatgctgggtcagaccacgggtccatcaagcccagcatcctgtttccaacagaggccaaaccaggccacaagaacctggcaattatccaaacaccaagaagatcccatctactgatgcaattaatagcactggctattccctaagtaaatttgattaatagcaggtaatggacttctcctcttagaacttatccaaacctttattaaacccagctacactaactgcactaaccacatcctctggcaacaaattccagagcttaattgtacgttgaatgaaaaagaattttctccgattagtcttaaatgtgctaattgctaatttcatggaatgccccctagtccttctattatctgaaagtgtaagtaaccaattcacatctactcgttcaagacctctcatgatcttaaagacctctatcatatcccccctcagccgtctcttctccaaactgaacagccctaacctcttcagactttcctcccagaggagctgttccatcccttttatcattctggttgcccttctctgtaccttctccatcacaactatatcttttttgagatacggcgaccagaattgtacacagtattcaaggtgcggtctcaccacggagcgatacagaggcattatgacattttctgttttattcatcattccttttctaataattcccaacattctgtttgctttttttgactgctgcagcacactgaaccgacgatttcaatgttttatccactatgacacctagatctctttcttgggttgtagcacctaatatggaacccaacattgtgtaattatagcaagggttatttttctctatatgcaacaccttgcacttgtccacattaaatttcatctgccatttggatgtccaatcttccagtcttgcaaggtcctcctgtaatgtatcacaattcgcttgagatttaactactctgaataatttggtatTGTCCACAAATTTGATGTTGTAattctgctaaggagttagcaatctgatgttatttaggagagttgtgggtggatccttggactggtggcaggtgaccacgcccccaggggggaagatcccgagagggaccactggtcaggttcagagtatggagacagacacacactagttcttttattagacagtatactgaaccaccagaggtggcagtagtgagctggaatgcccggctgggctgtagtccctcagatactggaacagcgatccctggaggctgagctgtagagaaacttaaatatagtgagtagtcagggtatgcagagttcatgtactgaaccagatggtaacactcacacaatgtctcatagaagcccaggagctggaatgtataggccctcgaggagcgagtacctggttccagggaaagctctgagagagtgatggttactcactgatgtagtaggcagtgctgacttccaggcagaagagagtaccaagtaagtctgggaacgagggccctcgaggagcgagcaccggttccagactgtcacctgaaaaacaaaggagagagcgaggcccccgaggagcgggtacccctggtaagtcagaggaggcagagtagcttaggtagagtaacccgaacccttgctaacttgatgtgttagcaaattctaagaccttatatatctttCGCGGGTGACGTTATCttcggggacgcccccgaggtttgcgccatcatcggtacttcagtcggggctgcgccacgtgcgcgcccctaggcctccaggaaacatggcggtttgcagcgtctagccggtccggggacgccggaggacttcagcagaacaacgccgcggcagccaatcctCCCACagacgaagagggaggcaccaaagaggtaaggagggcagagagagggcgtcgggaaccgacagacacaacatttgataacctcgcttgtcatattcctttccagatcatttatacatatattgaaaagcaccagtccaagtacagatccctgaggcactccactgtttacccttttccactgagaaaattgaccatttaatcctactctctgtttcctgtcttttaaccaaatgtccaaataaataaataaataaacacataaataaaattttttattttgacaaatgagtgtaaatatttaaaatacatttttttctaaagaagGCATCAGTTCTTCAGTCTCTAAAGTGCCCACAGTTGAATATGAGTTCAAGTGTCTTTCAGAATGACGACCATTCCCTAATGCAAACCTTTCCGTATCCTCTCCCGGATCTGCCTTGTGTTCACCCCATACACTATGGGGTTTACTGTGGGTGGGATAATCAGGTAGAGATTAGCCACGATGATATGAACAGAGGGAGACACTTTATGGCCGACCCTCTGTAAGAAAACAGTGAACAGCAATGGTGTGTAAAACATGGCAATTACAGTGACGTGGGCAGTGCAAGTGCTGAAAGCTTTCATCCGTGCGTCCTTGGATGAAAGTCTTATCACAGCTTTTAATATCAAGATGTAAGACAAAGCAATAAAGATCATATCTAATACCACAACAAACAAAGCTACGCTTATCCCATACACCGTATTGATTTTAATATCTGCACAGGCCAGCTTTGCTACGGACATGTGCTCGCAATATGTGTGAGCAATGACATCATTCCTACAGAATGGCAATCTCTTGACAAGAAAAGAAAACGGGGGCGGCAAGCAGTACACTTCTCAGAAGAACTGCAAGTGCTGTTTTCAGAAGGAGAGGATTGGTTAGGATAGAGGTGTATCTGAGGGGGTTACAGACTGCAACGTAGCGATCCACTGCCATTAACATCAGGACCCCCGATTCCACAGATGTAAAGGTATGAACAAAAAACATCTGGATCAGACAAGCCTCAAAATAGATTTCCCTGGAATTAAACCAGAATGCACTCAGCATTTTAGGCATTACGGAGGTAGATAAAATTATGTCAGTTCCAGACAGCATAGACAGAAGGAAGTACATGGGCTGGTGGAGGCTGGCTTCTGCCTGGATAATAAAGATGATGACAGAGTTTGCTATAACTGCTGTGACATACAGAGTACAGAATGGGATAGAGATCCAGATGTGCGCTGCTTCCAGCCCCGGGATACCCTTCAGGATGAAGAATAAAAACTGGTTGTCGTGGGTGTTATTGAGAGCCGACATGATGCCCTGTTGAAGTCAGGTTCAATTCCATAGAAGTATTCACTCCCTGTGTATAATGACAAGATAATGAGACCAAATAttcatatttattgatttaatttGATTTGAGAAATGGCTTTCTAGCAAGGCTCAAGGTGCTGTACAAAAGTACactacaatataatataatataatttaatataatataatatcatGTCAGTCCTTATAGTCAGCCCTTAAAATCTattgctgaataaaaaaaaaaaaaggaaataccaACATAGAAAAACTAGAAAGAGCATTAAAAGCAAGACAGATACTTCCGGTGCAGCTCTGGTGATTGGAAGTCGCTGAGAAGTTGAGCTCCCGCCAGACACATAGGGGTAAAGTTTAAAAGATGcacgcgcgtgtccatgtgtgtgcagttcCCGGTGCATACGCATGaccacaccgattttataacacgtgcactgTTTGGAGCAAGGTTCTTTTCCACGGGTCATGAATACAGCCCAAATATTGGTTTATCCTAAGCTGGGAAAAGacttagggagtcatttatcaaaatgcgataaggcgttttcgcatgcgatcatatggtgcgatgcaaattcagaaaataggaggagttagggctgggttagcctgtctgcaaagagctattgcacagccataatgccaattttaactacacctctttgaattgcattAGACTGTGTGATAGCTGCCATATTTCATGGTGAATTgaagggttgagagagagagagagagagagagagactagccataatgtcatggcccataggtaggtatttgtatccctatggtaggcccatctagtaacttgaggtggggattaggtaagagtgtagggggttaggggccagtttgacattctatgtgacacctacgaacagaacagtggtctcatgaagatatGATGACCTTCgatggacgctctacctgggtaacatcaagctaggttgagagaacattgcccaaatctcatcttggagtgagtttcctcactccgaaggccatcaaatcttcacaagagaccactgttctgtttgtaggtgtcacgtagaatgtcaaactggcccctaaccccctacactcttacctaatccccacctcgagttactagatgggcctaccatagggatacaaatacctacctatgggccatgacattatggctagtctctctctctctctctctctctctctctctctctctctctctctctctctctctctctctctctctctctctctctcaacagtggttgaatgcaggaaatacaacaggttggctggcacttattgcagaatctgaaaagggtatcacaatttgtgctaacctaactcttcacacaggtaattagtgcaaattgtgataaatactatattagcataaaacacaccccttttgctatcgcatgtggtacttaccgcattttgataaatccaggccttagttctgGGCTCCTATAGACCAATATCTATAATAAATGTAGATCTAAAGATATTGGCAGCCCTGCTTGCTGTCCGCTTTAATGGGGTTGTACCTAATATTGTGGCATTTGTACAGGGTGGACATGGGGTTACTAATGTTTGCAAGCTGATAGAAGTGATTGGAACTGGAGAGCAATGTAAACAAGGGTGTCCACTATCACCGTTACTCTATATTGTTACTAGAAAAGCCCTGGTACAAAAGCTTCAGTTAGACTGCTCAATTCAAGGTTTTGTTCTGCGTAAAAGTGTAtataaggtttgtctgtttgcagatgatatgcttTTGTTTCTGCATGAGCCTTTAATTGCTCTGAGGAAAACATTGGATTTGTTTAAGCAGTTTGGATCATTTGCTGGATTAAAAATTAATTTCTCCAAATCGGAGAAATTATCCATACAGGATAATATTAAGAGGGATTGGATAGGTGAATTCCCTTTGGCATGGTCTACAGGCACCTTGATGTATCTAGAAATTTGGATACCTAGGAACCTTAATCTTATGTATGCActtaatataaataaattgagtgtcacatgtatgattttttacccaccattgagaggttgtatgtgtgcactcggtgcaaagaactcctggctctcagggaacgagtccaatctctggatgctagagaagctgaggcaaacagagaggtacattaggaaccttcaaggacatagtagccaagtcccaaatctagtctggcagccccagtgctgctttGGATCAAAACgttctcccagtaggagaacatcaagCTAGTGAAGCAGGAAGCGATCCTGTAGCAAGGGTCTGCTcgccaggtgatgtattgtcctctcacactgaggacaagtctcccagggctactgtccaggagggaagggttaggccgaccatcatagttggtgattcatttattagaaatgtagatagcagggtggctggttgGCGTGAGGACcatctggtaacttgcctgcctggtgcgaaggtggaagacctcacgcgtcacctagataggattatagacagtgctggggaggagctggctgtcactGAAAAgcagttgttaatacaaacaaaaaacacactttgaaatgtctgtatgccaataccagaagtctaagaagtaagatgggagagtcagagtgtatagcagcaaatgatgagattgacttaattggcatctcagagacttggtggaaggaggataaccaatgggacattgctatatcaggatacaaattatatcgcaatgatagggaggatcaatttggtgggggtgtggcactttatgtccgggagggtatagagtccaacaggataaagatcgtacaagagactaaatgctcagtagaatctatatgggtagaaatccgatgtgtgttgggtaagagtatagtgataggagtataataccgtccacctggacaaaatggtcagacagatgatgaaatgctaagagaaatcagggaagctaccaatttggcagtgcaacaataatggtagatttcaattaccccaatattgactgggtaaatgtaacatcaggacttgctagagacataaagttcctggatgtaataaatgactgcttcatgaaacaataggttcaggaaccaacaagagaggaaactattttagatttaattcttagtggaacacaggatttggtgagagaggtaacggtgttggggcaacttggcaacagtgatcataaaatgatcctTGTTGTTTTTTTACTCTGTCTTTCTTAGCTGCCTTTCGTTACCCCATCTCCCAGTTTGAACctctctgttaaaatgtaattttcctaacTTAACttgttgactgtaaaccgacatgatgtccacaacgaatgccggtatataaaatgttttaaataaataaataataaataaaactaataactGCAAATTGCACAATTAATGTAGCTTGTGTTTTTATTTCCATATCAGAAGACTTTTCTAAAAGTTCTGACAGATTTATATCCTCTTTTTGATCTCCCTGTTCTTGATCTTGTATACCTCCCAGACTGTAAGGCTGGGAGATATAATAGATTATAGATATTGCAGGTAAAATTGTGGCTTTATATTTCAACACATTTATCAGATAGCTTTTAAAAAGTTCCTTAGATGATACTagatgatagagatgtgaattggaaccggaatcggttcggattctggttccgattcacatcgtgttttttttttttcatccggcccgatcgcgtttttttttattggctgcacccgataaagggagcactggatggccggcgccatctttaaaaatggcgcaggccatccagtgctcctaccatgtgacaggggccggccaaaggcacggataccctgtcacatggtaagggcaaaggccattggcgccatttttattagtggcagccgacagcccgagagcgggagatcactcccgggacccccactggaccaccaggtacctgtaaaatgttttttgggggtcgggagggtgggggaagctaagggattagttttaaagggtcggggtggatttaggggttatttttgtgtgccgtttttcccgccctcccccaaaacgataagagaacccccacgaacaatatcgtgtggttttcctatcgttttgggggagcccctgatttctgacgattttgaaaatatcatacgatattttcaatcgtccgaagccctattcacatccctactagatgagtctttggaaaatttaagaCTCTAAAATTGGCTTTTCTAATTTGATTCTCCAATTGTTCTAATTTatctgattgaattttttctgatttaatAAAATTTGCGTGGACTTTTTCAATCTCATCAATTCTAACTCCCAAGGTATTAACTGATCCATCCATCTTTTCAACTTTTAGAGAGAGATTCGGCTTTTAGACTTtattttaaacatcaaaactcCAAATTTCATGGTCAGTTaatcaggatttttcctgatatttccCGTGATACACAGTTAAGAAGAAAGGAGTTTTTATCTATGAGAGATAAGGTTATTCAACGGGGGGGGGCAAATTTCTTTTACGATTCCCATGCCGTTGCATAattatatttcaaaatatgagGTATGTGTTTAATCAACCTGATCAACTTCATTCATACCTTGACTCCTAATCCTAgattaataatagtaataaatttGGGGATAATAGTTAAATATGGTTTTGACACAAATGTTGTTATTAAATTTCTTTGTTTATCTGCTCTTTTTTCTTATCCTCCAGACTCTATAATTTCTTATAATTGTATTTCCAAGGTTTTCACAGAATGTATGTGTAAAAATATTAGATACTTTGTGTTTCTTATTAATTATATGGTGGATCCATGCTGTgtaatatccttttgaaaatgaaaagttaataaaaataaaattaaaaaaaaaatttaaactaataactggaagggggacaataagtaaatctacagctctaacactaaattttcaaaagggaaactttgataaaatgaggaaaatagataaaaactgaaaggtgcagctgcaaaggtcaaggtcccgattttaaaaaggttaagcgagtaaatctggaatttgttgccaaaggatgtgcatttagtgtagctgggttcatagtggataatactttaaaatcattggctcagtgtgctgcagcagtcaaaaaatcaaacagaatgttaggaattattaggaaggggaatggttaataaaatggaaaatgtcataatgacctCTATagctccattgtgagactgcatcttgaatactgtgtacagttctggtcaccacatctcaaaaaagatatagttgagatggaaaaggtacagagaagggcaaccaaaatgataaagaggatggaacagctcccctatgagaaaaggctgaagaggttagggctgttcagcttggagaagagacagctgaggggggatatgatagaggtctttaagatcatgagaggtctagaacgagtagatgtgaatcagttatttacactttcgaataatagaaggactagggggcatcccatgaagttagcaagtagcacatttaagactaatcagagaaaattctttttcactcaacgcacaataaagctctggaatttgttgccagaggatgtggttagtgcagttagtgtagctgggttcaataaaggtttggataagttcttggaggagaaatccattaacggctattaatgaagtttacttagggaatagccactgctattaattgcatcagtagcatgggatcttcttagtgtttgggtaattgccaggttcttgtggcctggattggccactgttggaaacaggatgctgggcttgatggacccttggtctgacccagtaaggcaggttcttatgttcttatttatttatttatttagaaacttttatataccggtattagtggggacatcataccggtttacagttgaacaaaagaattgaaagtacatattaacaggggaAAATGAACATGGGGAGATAAACCAGAGGCAGTATGGAAGCGAAAGATTAAAATAAACAAGAACAGAACATAACAATATAGTAATGTAGTTCaatccttaatataaggagtAAGCGATCACCGTAGGGTGGTGCAGGGTATTGAGGGGTAtactattctgggtaagcttgtttgaacagcagtg
This sequence is a window from Rhinatrema bivittatum chromosome 5, aRhiBiv1.1, whole genome shotgun sequence. Protein-coding genes within it:
- the LOC115091646 gene encoding LOW QUALITY PROTEIN: olfactory receptor 52N5-like (The sequence of the model RefSeq protein was modified relative to this genomic sequence to represent the inferred CDS: deleted 1 base in 1 codon); the encoded protein is MSALNNTHDNQFLFFILKGIPGLEAAHIWISIPFCTLYVTAVIANSVIIFIIQAEASLHQPMYFLLSMLSGTDIILSTSVMPKMLSAFWFNSREIYFEACLIQMFFVHTFTSVESGVLMLMAVDRYVAVCNPLRYTSILTNPLLLKTALAVLLRSVLLAAPFSFLVKRLPFCRNDVIAHTYCEHMSVAKLACADIKINTVYGISVALFVVVLDMIFIALSYILILKAVIRLSSKDARMKAFSTCTAHVTVIAMFYTPLLFTVFLQRVGHKVSPSVHIIVANLYLIIPPTVNPIVYGVNTRQIRERIRKGLH